A region of Odocoileus virginianus isolate 20LAN1187 ecotype Illinois chromosome 11, Ovbor_1.2, whole genome shotgun sequence DNA encodes the following proteins:
- the TRAF5 gene encoding TNF receptor-associated factor 5: MAYFEEQGGVPCGFTRQNSGNSISLDFEPDVEYQFVEQLEERYKCAFCRSVLHNPHQTGCGHRFCHHCILSLRELDAVPLCPVDKEVIKSQEVFKDNCCKREVLNLYVFCKNAPRCNAKIILGRYQDHLQHCLFQPVQCSNENCQEPVLRKDLKEHLSAFCQFREEKCIYCKKDVVVINLQNHEENLCPEYPVSCPNKCLQIIPRTEVDEHLAVCPEAEQDCPFKHYGCTVKDKRGNLQEHERSALRDHMLLVLEKNFQLEEQISDLYKSLEQKEIKIQQLAETVKKFEKEFKQFAQLFGKNGSFLSNMQVLASHIDKSAWLEVQVRQLLQMANQQQSKFDLRPLVEAIDTVKQKITLLETHDQRLVVLEGETNKHDAHINIHKAQLNKNEERFKLLESACYNGKLIWKVTDYKLKKKEALDGHTVSIFSQPFYTSRCGYRLCARAYLNGDGSGKGTHLSLYFVVMRGEFDSLLQWPFRQRVTLMLLDQSGKKNHIMETFKADPNSSSFKRPDGEMNIASGCPRFVAHSTLENAKNTYIKDDTLFLKVAVDLSDLEDL, encoded by the exons ATGGCCTATTTTGAGGAGCAAGGAGGTGTGCCCTGTGGCTTCACCCGCCAGAATTCTGGCAACTCCATTTCCTTGGACTTTGAGCCGGACGTGGAGTACCAGTTTGTGGAGCAGTTGGAAGAGCGCTACAAGTGTGCCTTCTGCCGCTCCGTGCTCCACAACCCCCACCAGACGGGCTGTGGGCACAGGTTCTGCCATCACTGCATCCTGTCCCTGAG agAACTGGACGCAGTCCCACTCTGCCCTGTAGATAAGGAGGTGATCAAATCTCAGGAG GTGTTTAAAGACAATTGCTGCAAAAGGGAAGTCCTCAATTTGTATGTGTTTTGCAAAAATGCTCCCAGATGTAATGCCAAGATTATTCTGGGACGATACCAG GACCACCTTCAGCACTGCCTGTTCCAGCCTGTGCAGTGCTCTAATGAAAACTGTCAGGAGCCAGTCCTTCGCAAAGATCTGAAAGAGCATCTGAGCGCATTCTGCCAGTTTCGAGaggaaaaatgcatttattgCAAAAAGGATGTGGTAGTCATCAATctacag AATCACGAGGAAAACTTGTGCCCTGAGTACCCAGTATCTTGTCCCAACAAGTGTTTGCAGATCATTCCAAGAACTGAG GTGGATGAACACCTGGCCGTGTGTCCTGAAGCTGAACAAGACTGTCCTTTTAAGCACTATGGCTGTACTGTAAAG GATAAACGGGGGAACCTTCAGGAACATGAGCGTTCGGCCTTACGGGACCACATgcttctggttttagaaaagaactTCCAACTAGAGGAGCAG ATTTCTGACTTATATAAGAGCctagaacaaaaagaaataaaaatccagcAGCTAGCGGAAACAGTAAAGAAATTCGAAAAGGAGTTCAAGCAGTTTGCGCAGTTGTTTGGCAAAAATGGAAGCTTCCTGTCAAATATGCAG GTTCTTGCCAGTCACATTGACAAGTCCGCTTGGCTAGAAGTTCAAGTGCGTCAGTTATTACAAATGGCTAACCAGCAACAAAGTAAATTTGATCTGAGGCCTTTAGTGGAAGCAATTGATACAGTGAAACAGAAAATCACCCTGCTAGAAACCCATGACCAAAGACTAG ttgtTTTGGAAGGGGAGACTAACAAACATGATGCCCACATTAATATTCATAAAGCACAGCTGAATAAAAACGAAGAGCGATTTAAGCTGCTGGAAAGTGCCTGCTATAACGGAAAGCTCATCTGGAAGGTGACAGACTACAAGCTGAAGAAGAAGGAGGCGCTGGATGGACACACAGTGTCCATCTTCAGCCAGCCCTTCTACACCAGCCGATGTGGCTACCGCCTCTGTGCTAGAGCCTACCTGAACGGGGACGGGTCTGGGAAGGGCACGCACCTGTCCTTGTACTTCGTGGTGATGCGAGGGGAGTTTGACTCGCTGCTGCAGTGGCCGTTCCGGCAGAGGGTGACCCTGATGCTTCTGGACCAGAGTGGCAAAAAGAACCACATTATGGAGACCTTCAAGGCCGATCCCAACAGCAGCAGCTTTAAGAGACCCGATGGGGAGATGAACATCGCCTCTGGCTGTCCTCGCTTTGTGGCTCATTCCACTTTGGAGAATGCCAAGAACACCTACATTAAAGATGACACCCTCTTCTTGAAAGTGGCTGTGGACTTAAGTGACCTAGAGGATCTCTAG